A genomic window from Sporosarcina sp. Marseille-Q4063 includes:
- a CDS encoding PotD/PotF family extracellular solute-binding protein: MKDIIRVSIVILAVSAILLFINAKLANTGGTSGKNSITVFNWGEYLDPDLLKQFEEETGIKVIYETFDSNEAMMTKIEQGGTTYDIAVPSEYAIEKMNESGLLLPIDKAKLPNFKNIDPYFLDLAFDPDNKFSVPYFWGTLGIAYNPEVLEGQTFESWEDLWDPSLEQEVVLVDSAREVIGMGLNALGYSLNSTNISELEEASDKLKMLKPNIKAIIGDEITQLMVNGEAAVALTWSGQAADMMWDNEDIDYAVPEEGSNLWFDNMVIPRTAKNIDGAHAFINFMLDAEIAAQNADYVGYSTPNLAAMDFMDPEVIEDERYYPDEEARDHLEVYKNLGLEMLGTYNELFLALKMELQ; encoded by the coding sequence TTTGGCTGTGTCGGCTATTCTATTGTTTATTAATGCGAAACTGGCTAATACGGGTGGGACATCCGGTAAAAATTCAATTACGGTTTTTAATTGGGGAGAATACTTGGATCCTGATTTACTTAAGCAATTTGAAGAAGAAACAGGTATTAAAGTCATTTATGAGACATTTGACTCGAACGAAGCGATGATGACCAAAATTGAACAAGGTGGAACGACTTATGATATTGCTGTCCCTTCAGAATATGCGATCGAAAAAATGAATGAATCGGGATTGCTTTTACCAATCGACAAAGCCAAACTTCCTAATTTTAAAAATATCGATCCTTATTTTCTTGATTTAGCATTTGATCCTGATAACAAATTTTCAGTTCCATATTTTTGGGGAACATTAGGCATTGCCTATAATCCAGAAGTACTCGAGGGACAGACATTTGAAAGCTGGGAAGATTTATGGGATCCGTCGCTTGAACAAGAAGTTGTTTTAGTTGATAGTGCCCGGGAAGTAATCGGCATGGGATTAAACGCACTTGGTTATTCCTTGAACTCGACGAATATTTCGGAGTTGGAAGAAGCCTCCGATAAATTAAAAATGCTTAAACCTAATATTAAAGCGATTATTGGCGATGAAATAACGCAATTAATGGTGAACGGCGAAGCTGCTGTGGCTTTAACTTGGTCGGGTCAAGCCGCGGATATGATGTGGGATAATGAAGATATAGACTATGCAGTTCCCGAAGAAGGTTCGAATTTATGGTTTGATAATATGGTCATTCCTAGAACTGCGAAAAACATCGACGGTGCTCACGCCTTTATTAACTTCATGTTGGATGCGGAAATTGCTGCTCAAAACGCTGATTACGTCGGATACTCCACACCGAATTTGGCAGCGATGGATTTTATGGATCCAGAAGTAATTGAAGATGAAAGATATTATCCTGACGAAGAAGCCAGGGATCATCTTGAAGTCTATAAAAATCTCGGACTTGAAATGCTCGGCACCTACAACGAGCTATTCCTTGCTTTGAAAATGGAATTGCAATGA